In Cotesia glomerata isolate CgM1 linkage group LG1, MPM_Cglom_v2.3, whole genome shotgun sequence, one genomic interval encodes:
- the LOC123275307 gene encoding protein tiptop isoform X3 — protein sequence MSPRCPSRDSRESSGPAAGSPPPLVNRSSASPLSPGSIVPLAGHPLLPSHSAAVMAAYIQQTHQRLLLGHSPLSARGSVSPLVTSSCSPPAATPGLLVSPTSGDVSPTATPLPGVLDFSTRKVSSEDEEEHILNLSKPPTPSSSSETNNGPLDLSVSSRKRPTREEDSPPPPPRKSSRLGTIASAHQESASAGAFGRPPVVSPWTSPVVASHFPYFAAAVAAATSQQQLSPKSTPGIVDHHQLWNGKMKPPAALDKPYQPSEATKALEKMSELSKLGGDELYRPTGGVGSGGSSTGSTPSGASGSRHSAWQSHWLNKGADQAKDVLKCVWCKQSFPTLAAMTTHMKEAKHCGVNMPVPPPSGLHSHASNLQSLPTSQHQQQQQQHQHQSLNSSGSSSNNSHTTPSKQSPSELNLLIKETMPLPRKLVRGQDVWLGKGAEQTRQILKCMWCGQSFRSLAEMTSHMQQTQHYTNIISQEQIISWKSSDDGKGGSGPGSGMGSGGTGPGSGMPPSGGQHGNTPGGPGSVGGATSSHVSAVLTCKVCDQAFSSLKELSNHMVKNSHYKEHIMRSITESGGRRRQTREKRKKSLPVRKLLELERAQNEFKNGDTTTGLTHSLVKHAGRITCEKCGDKIETSVFVEHIRQCIGAGTVGINQRNFLKSALMSNNMSQVLPVIESGRKSVNEDASSVSSRHHRSPSSASDTTTPGKDTPTPSANESTTTSSPSVLNAIEKLIEKSFDSRGRHGATGHHHSQSGAPIGSSILKRLGIDESVDYTKPLVDPQTMNLLRSYQQQQYNAAAIAARRERSGSESSSISERGSTRTDTMTPERRLDLSVNQDRHSSASSSHRHRSPEKQTTPSRHSVPEESGDEEVVVKKEPKDEDAEPSAPEEEPPREVVVKKEVEDSRDEEEPTTPYNCHGQNNTETASEEPREPSPQLNPPTPRSTGTGEQSHNQVARSPCRNSTSSPASSDRSVTPRGTPDTKTSSSLGALSSMFDSLSGGGGTGGSSETQGRKTSSHPLAALQKLCDKTETRGPAVASGSRSGHSSSQQHASGSTSTATSSQGAGPTPGAILAFSWACNDAVVTADSIMKCAFCDTPFISKGAYRHHLSKMHFVKDGMIPDPLTIGRSAAAAAAAAAAALAASQPSSGGASTHSGSSPPSSQRKSPPVPQANGSPSQAATSPLEESPHSKFLKYTELAKQLSSKYV from the coding sequence ATGAGTCCACGTTGCCCCTCAAGAGACTCTAGGGAATCATCTGGACCTGCAGCTGGAAGTCCCCCGCCTCTGGTGAATCGCAGTAGTGCGAGTCCACTCAGCCCCGGCAGTATAGTGCCTCTGGCAGGCCACCCTCTACTGCCTTCGCATTCCGCGGCCGTGATGGCGGCCTACATCCAGCAAACCCACCAGCGACTGTTACTGGGCCACTCACCGCTCTCAGCAAGAGGCTCAGTATCTCCCCTTGTCACCTCCTCGTGTTCGCCTCCTGCCGCGACTCCTGGTCTTCTCGTCTCACCCACAAGTGGCGATGTGTCGCCCACCGCGACTCCACTCCCTGGAGTCTTGGATTTTAGCACGCGGAAAGTTTCTTCCGAAGATGAAGAAGAGCATATTCTGAACCTGAGCAAGCCTCCTACACCCTCGTCTTCCAGCGAAACGAACAATGGGCCCCTTGATCTCTCGGTTTCCAGTCGAAAACGACCGACTCGCGAGGAAGATTCTCCGCCTCCACCTCCACGGAAGTCGTCAAGACTTGGAACGATAGCTTCAGCACACCAAGAATCTGCATCTGCAGGTGCCTTCGGTAGGCCGCCGGTAGTCTCACCTTGGACTTCTCCCGTCGTAGCATCTCACTTTCCATACTTTGCTGCTGCAGTTGCGGCGGCTACTAGTCAGCAACAGCTTTCCCCGAAGAGCACGCCGGGTATTGTCGACCATCACCAGTTATGGAACGGGAAAATGAAACCTCCAGCAGCACTTGACAAACCGTACCAACCTAGTGAAGCCACCAAGGCGCTAGAGAAAATGAGCGAGCTCAGCAAACTTGGTGGAGATGAACTTTACAGGCCAACCGGTGGCGTAGGATCTGGTGGAAGTTCTACTGGAAGTACGCCCAGTGGTGCTTCAGGAAGTCGTCACAGTGCTTGGCAGTCCCATTGGTTAAACAAAGGCGCTGATCAGGCTAAAGACGTCCTCAAGTGTGTGTGGTGCAAACAGAGTTTCCCGACACTTGCAGCAATGACCACGCACATGAAAGAAGCCAAGCATTGCGGAGTCAACATGCCGGTACCACCTCCATCAGGGTTACATTCTCACGCTTCTAATCTGCAATCGCTTCCGACTTCGCAGCatcaacagcaacagcaacaacatcAACATCAATCACTTAATAGCTCCGGAAGTAGCAGCAACAATAGCCACACGACACCCAGTAAACAGAGTCCATCGGAATTGAATTTGCTGATTAAGGAGACAATGCCTCTTCCAAGGAAACTTGTTAGAGGACAGGATGTTTGGTTGGGGAAAGGCGCAGAGCAGACGAGGCAGATTCTTAAGTGTATGTGGTGCGGACAAAGCTTCCGATCCTTGGCGGAGATGACCTCGCATATGCAGCAGACTCAGCACTACACGAACATTATTTCCCAGGAGCAAATAATCTCGTGGAAGTCATCTGATGACGGCAAGGGAGGCAGCGGTCCTGGAAGCGGAATGGGAAGCGGTGGAACAGGTCCTGGTAGTGGAATGCCACCAAGTGGAGGACAGCATGGAAATACTCCTGGAGGTCCTGGAAGTGTAGGTGGAGCTACCAGCAGCCATGTCAGTGCGGTGTTGACTTGCAAAGTATGTGACCAGGCGTTCAGTTCGCTGAAAGAACTGAGCAATCATATGGTGAAGAATTCTCACTACAAGGAACACATTATGCGTTCGATAACCGAAAGTGGCGGGCGTCGAAGACAGACTCGCGAGAAAAGGAAAAAGTCCCTGCCAGTGAGAAAATTGTTGGAGCTTGAGCGGGCCCAGAATGAATTCAAGAACGGAGATACTACAACTGGATTAACACATAGTTTAGTGAAGCACGCTGGTCGAATAACTTGTGAAAAGTGCGGGGACAAGATAGAAACGTCTGTGTTTGTGGAGCACATACGGCAGTGCATCGGTGCTGGCACCGTTGGAATAAACCAGCGTAACTTCTTGAAATCCGCGCTGATGTCGAATAACATGTCTCAGGTGTTACCTGTCATTGAGAGCGGCCGGAAAAGTGTCAATGAAGACGCCTCCTCAGTCTCCTCTCGACATCATCGATCTCCCTCCTCTGCGAGTGACACCACTACTCCGGGGAAAGACACTCCAACTCCCAGTGCCAACGAGTCAACTACCACATCTTCACCGTCGGTATTAAATGCTATCGAGAAGTTGATCGAAAAAAGCTTTGATTCTCGAGGTCGTCATGGGGCTACTGGGCATCATCATAGTCAGTCTGGGGCGCCGATTGGATCCAGCATTCTCAAGCGTTTGGGAATTGATGAAAGTGTAGACTACACTAAGCCGTTGGTCGACCCGCAGACGATGAACCTCCTCAGGAGTTATCAGCAGCAGCAATACAATGCTGCCGCGATAGCAGCGAGACGAGAAAGAAGTGGCAGTGAATCCAGTTCGATATCGGAACGGGGAAGTACTCGCACCGACACGATGACTCCCGAAAGACGGCTGGACCTTTCTGTCAACCAGGACAGACATTCCTCTGCTTCTTCGTCGCATCGCCATCGTTCACCGGAAAAACAAACGACGCCAAGCAGGCATTCAGTTCCCGAGGAATCTGGTGATGAGGAAGTTGTTGTCAAAAAAGAGCCTAAGGATGAAGACGCTGAGCCGTCTGCTCCTGAAGAAGAGCCGCCCAGAGAAGTTGTTGTCAAAAAAGAAGTCGAAGATTCAAGAGATGAAGAAGAACCAACAACTCCTTACAATTGTCACGGGCAAAATAATACAGAGACTGCTTCCGAAGAACCTAGGGAACCTTCCCCCCAGTTAAACCCGCCAACCCCGCGATCCACCGGTACTGGAGAACAGTCCCACAACCAGGTGGCGCGCAGTCCTTGCAGGAATAGTACGAGCAGTCCAGCTAGCAGCGATCGTTCAGTGACACCTCGTGGTACTCCTGACACCAAAACTTCCAGTAGTCTAGGTGCTTTGTCCTCCATGTTCGACAGCCTCTCGGGTGGGGGCGGCACAGGAGGCAGTTCTGAGACCCAGGGGCGTAAAACTAGCAGTCATCCGTTGGCAGCTTTGCAGAAACTTTGCGACAAGACAGAAACACGCGGCCCAGCAGTAGCCAGTGGTTCGAGGTCTGGGCACAGTTCGTCTCAGCAACACGCAAGTGGCAGCACTAGTACGGCAACTTCCAGTCAAGGAGCGGGGCCAACTCCTGGAGCGATTTTGGCCTTCAGTTGGGCCTGCAACGACGCAGTGGTCACGGCAGACTCTATAATGAAATGCGCATTTTGCGACACGCCATTCATTTCTAAAGGTGCATATAGGCATCACTTGTCAAAGATGCATTTCGTCAAAGACGGCATGATCCCTGATCCGTTGACGATTGGACGTTCTGCCGCGGCGGCAGCTGCAGCAGCTGCGGCAGCATTAGCGGCGAGTCAACCATCGTCAGGTGGAGCTAGTACCCATAGCGGATCTTCACCACCCAGTTCGCAGAGAAAGTCTCCACCTGTTCCGCAAGCGAATGGAAGTCCGTCTCAGGCGGCAACTTCTCCTCTGGAGGAGAGTCCGCACTCAAAGTTTCTCAAGTATACGGAGCTGGCGAAGCAATTATCCAGCAAATACGTATAG